A stretch of DNA from Aurantiacibacter atlanticus:
CCTCAACCGTCAGGCTCTATTGCTGACCACGGTTGAGGATTTCACGCCCGAACAATCGGCTGAGATCATGGGTGTGGACGAAGACGCAGTAGAATCTCTGGTGCGCGAAGCCGTCGCCGAGATCGAGCGTGAGACCACCACCAGCGTTCTCATCATCGAGGATGAGCCGCTGATTTCGATGCAACTGGAAGACCTTGTACGGTCGCTTGGCCATGATATCTGCGGAACAGCGGCAACACGCACGCAGGCACAGGAAGTGGTGGCGGACAATCGTCCCGGCCTCGTTCTGGCCGATATTCAGCTTGCAGATGGTTCTTCAGGGCTGGATGCGGTGGAAGATATCCTCGCGATAGATTCGGTGCCGGTAATCTTCATCACCGCTTACCCAGAGCGTCTGCTGACGGGCGATCGCCCGGAACCGACCTATCTGATTACCAAGCCGTTCCATGAAAATACCGTGCGTGCGGCAATCAGCCAGGCATTGTTTTTCGGATCGAGTCGTCCGCTCGACTAAGCTTTTGGATCAGCTGTGGGCGGTGGCATCGGGCCGCCGCCACAGCACCCACCAGGCAATCGCAGCGGCAGACACTCCACCCAGTAGATTAGCACTCACTTCAGCAATATAGATCGCCTGCGTGCCCAGCGCATCGCGCGCCAGCCAGGCCACAGGCACCATCACCAGCAGAACGCGGCATATTGACAGGGCCAGCGCATTTGCTGCGCGGTCAATCGCGTTGAGTGCGCCATTGACCACCACAAGCATGCCATATCCGGCATAGCCCCAGACCGATATGGCGAGATATTGCGTGGTCGCCGACAGCACTTGCGGATCATCGCTGAACAGTTCTGCAAACCATCCGCGCGCCAAATAGAGAACCAGCGCTGCCGCCGCCCCATAGCCGATGCTGAATAAGGCGGCCTGCATCAGTGCAGCGCGGGCTCGGTCATATTGCATTGCGCCCCAATTTTGTCCGACGATGGAGCCGATTGACCCTGACAGGGCGAGCAATGGCACTACGGCAAAACTTTGCAGCCGGCCCCCTGCGCCAAAACCTGCAACCGCAGCCTGACCTTCTACTGCAAGCAGTGATGTGAGGATGGCGAGGCCCGCCGGATTGATCGAATTCGTAAAGGCAGCAGGCCCGGCCACACGCGATATGGCGGCAAGTTGGCGCCGCCAGTTGCACCCCTTCATCGCCGCTGGCGAAAAGGGCAGCGTGTGCCGACCAAGCAACCAGAATGCCAAGACGATCGCGATCGCCCAGCCGCCGATCGTGGCATAGGCTGCGCCAGCAACGCCAAATCCCTCCATGCCGAATGCGCCGGTGATCAAGAGCGGATCGAGCATCCAATTTGCCGCTGAATAGGTGACCAGCACGGCCGTATGGCTTTTTGCCGCCCCTTGCCCGCGCAGCACGCCATTCATGGCCATCATGGCCATCATCAGCGGAAAGCCGAGAGCATAGGGTGCCATATATTCGTCGATCAGCGGGAGAACCTGCGCATCGGCCTGCATCAGGCGGAACAATGGCTGGCGCACCGCGAAAAGAAGCAGGCCAAGCAAAATGCCCGTCACCATACCCAGTATCATGCCGAGATTGGCGCGCGCCAGCGCACGATCATGATCACCTTCGCCCAATGCACGGCTGACTACCGAATTGATCCCCACCATGACCCCGACGCCAAGGCTTTGCAGCGCGGTGATTACCGGGAAAATGAAAGCGACTGCCGCCAGTTCGGCCTTGCCCAGCTGACCGATGAAATACGCATCGATAATGCCGACAGACATGATCGCTGCCACGCCCACGATCGCAGGGGCGGTTTGCCGCAGGAGATGTCCGGTTATGGATCCATGGGCCAGCTTGGCCTGCCGCTTATTGGCAGAACCGCCCTGACCGGGCTCTGCTTCGGCAGGCGGTAGTGGGGTAGATGCGGCCATGGGCTTCCCTTGCGGGCGACCTGGATGGCCGCAGGCAGCGCAGTAGGACGAGCGCCGCGAACGATCAACTCCTTGTGTGGCTGCGCTTTGTCGCACATGGCAACGGCCCGGGCCGACAAGGCTCGACATTGCCTAACCATTGCGCAAGACAGGCAGGCCAAATGCACGCTGGCGCAAATAACGGATGACAAGATGCCCGCAATGACTGTGAACGGACGGCCGGTGCAGTTCGACATGGATCCCGAAACCCCGCTGCTCCATGCGTTGCGCGATGCGTCGAATTTGACCGGCACCAAATATGGCTGCGGAGTTGGCGATTGTGGCGCATGCATGGTGCTGGTGGACGGGGAGGCGCTGCGTTCGTGCCTTGTCACCATTGCAGAGGCGGAAGGTCGCTTCGTCACCACGATCGAAGGATTGAGCCCGGATCGTTCACACCCGGTCCAACAGGCGTTGGTGGCGGAGCAGGCGATCCAATGCGGTTTCTGCACGCCGGGTATCGCGATTGCCGCCGCTGCGCTGATCCGGCGCAACCCCGATCCCAGCGAACAGGATATCCGTGAGGCGGTGCCAAACCTGTGCCGTTGCGGCGTCTATCCGCGGCTGGTGGAGGCAATCCAGCGTGCCGGACGCGTTACGCGACGGCGAGAAACTATTAGCGCCGCGCCTGTACCGGGTATTGACCCGGCAGACGCGGCGCAATCCGTTCCCGCGATGCGGGGGCCGGAGGGGATGGGAGGAGATGACCCCTCCAGCGCTACGGAGACTTCAGAACCTTAACCGCGCGCCCAGTGAAGCACTGAGCGGGGAGCCGGGCTGAATGTTATTATCCCCATGGGCAGAGGCGTAGTAATCCTCGTCTAGCAAGTTCTCGACGTTCAGTTGCAGCGAAAGCTGGTCTGTCGCTTCAAAGAAGATTGCAGCATCCACGCGTGTATGCGCGGGCAGGACAACGGCGTTGCTATTGCTGGCAAATTGATCGGAAAGATGGACAAGCCCGCCGCCAAAACCAAGGCGTTCCGTCACATCATAACGCGCCCAGGCAGTGATCTGGTGTTCCGGCACCTGCTGGAGCACGGTGCCGATATCGCTGACATCGGCACTTTCGGAAATCTCACCGTCGAGATAGCTGTATCCAAGGCTGACAGAAAGACCTTCCACCGGTTCACCCACAAGACCCAGTTCGAACCCTTCGACTGTGCTTTCACCTGCCAGCGTTGTCAGCAAGGTGACAGGATCAACCGATGGCGTGTTGGATCGGGTCAGGCGGAAGATCGCGCCGGTCAGCAGCAGATCGCGATGCGGAGCCCATTTGACGCCCAGTTCAATATTTTCAAACAATTCAGGTTCCAGCGCCTCATCCTGCTGACTGAGCACGGTGAATTGATTGCCGGCAGAAGGCAGGAAAGTTTCGGCATAGCTGGCATAGACTGACAGGTTTTCCTGCGGCTTCACGATAAGGCCAAAGCGCGGAGACACGCGATCATCCACCCGCGCGCCATCGAAGTTGGCGACTAGATCGGTGGTTTCAAGATCGAAGCGATCATAGCGAAGTCCGCCAACCAATTGCACGATGCCAAGGTCCAGCTGTTCCTGCGCATAGGCAGAGAAGGTCGACAATTCTGATGTGCTGGCACGCTGCGGCTCAAGAGTGAAGGCGGGCACGGTGATGGTATCCTCCAGCGCCACGGTGACGCTGGTGTCCACTCCACTGTTGAATAGAGCCCGATCGCGAACCGAATCGGTGTCGGAGGAGGTGAACTCGGCGCCAAGCAGCACGGTGTGGCCGATGGCTCCGGTGTCGAACTGGCCGACGAGATTGACCTGGCCGATTAGGTTCTGCCTGTCAGTGCCGCTTTGATATCCCGCAAGATTGACCATGGTGGCCACGCCGCCAGTGGGGACGATATTGCTGTAAAACTTTCCATAATCGGC
This window harbors:
- a CDS encoding response regulator, which encodes MTIGAEVAAHLPFLRRYARALTGSQSTGDTFVQATLEAALADDELANSLREGRVPLYRAFNKVWSSAYMEVAEGDSEGAPHEVAAQDQLKRITPLNRQALLLTTVEDFTPEQSAEIMGVDEDAVESLVREAVAEIERETTTSVLIIEDEPLISMQLEDLVRSLGHDICGTAATRTQAQEVVADNRPGLVLADIQLADGSSGLDAVEDILAIDSVPVIFITAYPERLLTGDRPEPTYLITKPFHENTVRAAISQALFFGSSRPLD
- a CDS encoding (2Fe-2S)-binding protein; amino-acid sequence: MPAMTVNGRPVQFDMDPETPLLHALRDASNLTGTKYGCGVGDCGACMVLVDGEALRSCLVTIAEAEGRFVTTIEGLSPDRSHPVQQALVAEQAIQCGFCTPGIAIAAAALIRRNPDPSEQDIREAVPNLCRCGVYPRLVEAIQRAGRVTRRRETISAAPVPGIDPADAAQSVPAMRGPEGMGGDDPSSATETSEP
- a CDS encoding TonB-dependent receptor yields the protein MQITRNSDSTIRLTKEIPIRTTAIRIALLGSATVLSFVAMPAVAVHAEDDPQRKYLPGDIVVTGERDGYVIDDGSSATRTPTPIIDVPQAMTVITADQMEDQGVTQLGEALRYVPGVTLETGEGHRDEVFIRGQETTADFYLDGLRDDAQYYRSLYNVERVEILKGANALIFGRGAGGGAINRVSKTADFDMAEYGLAAQVDSFGAFALNADANLPANDTVAFRINGTYEEFANDRDFYDGRFFGITPTMTAKLGPDTQLTASYTYDDDERVVDRGVPSLNGLPLTGYDQTLFGDPDYNFSDVEVHIARTRLDHSFSDSWNLNASLQFADYGKFYSNIVPTGGVATMVNLAGYQSGTDRQNLIGQVNLVGQFDTGAIGHTVLLGAEFTSSDTDSVRDRALFNSGVDTSVTVALEDTITVPAFTLEPQRASTSELSTFSAYAQEQLDLGIVQLVGGLRYDRFDLETTDLVANFDGARVDDRVSPRFGLIVKPQENLSVYASYAETFLPSAGNQFTVLSQQDEALEPELFENIELGVKWAPHRDLLLTGAIFRLTRSNTPSVDPVTLLTTLAGESTVEGFELGLVGEPVEGLSVSLGYSYLDGEISESADVSDIGTVLQQVPEHQITAWARYDVTERLGFGGGLVHLSDQFASNSNAVVLPAHTRVDAAIFFEATDQLSLQLNVENLLDEDYYASAHGDNNIQPGSPLSASLGARLRF
- a CDS encoding MATE family efflux transporter; the protein is MAASTPLPPAEAEPGQGGSANKRQAKLAHGSITGHLLRQTAPAIVGVAAIMSVGIIDAYFIGQLGKAELAAVAFIFPVITALQSLGVGVMVGINSVVSRALGEGDHDRALARANLGMILGMVTGILLGLLLFAVRQPLFRLMQADAQVLPLIDEYMAPYALGFPLMMAMMAMNGVLRGQGAAKSHTAVLVTYSAANWMLDPLLITGAFGMEGFGVAGAAYATIGGWAIAIVLAFWLLGRHTLPFSPAAMKGCNWRRQLAAISRVAGPAAFTNSINPAGLAILTSLLAVEGQAAVAGFGAGGRLQSFAVVPLLALSGSIGSIVGQNWGAMQYDRARAALMQAALFSIGYGAAAALVLYLARGWFAELFSDDPQVLSATTQYLAISVWGYAGYGMLVVVNGALNAIDRAANALALSICRVLLVMVPVAWLARDALGTQAIYIAEVSANLLGGVSAAAIAWWVLWRRPDATAHS